A genomic stretch from Theobroma cacao cultivar B97-61/B2 chromosome 4, Criollo_cocoa_genome_V2, whole genome shotgun sequence includes:
- the LOC18601170 gene encoding stearoyl-[acyl-carrier-protein] 9-desaturase, chloroplastic, protein MALTLHLTAFFPSSFKQLSLSQGLKCPKASMVSTHCSPAVESENKPFRPAKEVGFQVTHSMPPDKIEVFKSIENWATDNILVHLHNVEKSWQPQDFLPAPESEGFYDQVKELRERSKELPDEYFVVLVGNMITEEALPTYQTALNTLDAVRDETGASLTPWAIWTRAWTAEENKHGDLLNKYLYLSGRVDMRQIEKTIQYLIGSAMDTKFENNPYNGFIYTSFQERATFISHGNTARLAKAHGDTKLAQICGTIAADEKRHEAAYSKIVEKLFQIDPDATMLALADMMRKKITMPAYLMYDGQDDILFHHYSAVAQRLGVYTAKDYADILEFLVGRWKVEKLTGLSAEGYRAQHFVCGLPSKIRRMEEKAQTRAKAKQASSAPFSWIFHKEIIV, encoded by the exons atggcTCTGACGCTGCACTTAACCGCATTCTTCCCATCATCCTTCAAGCAACTTTCTCTGTCTCAAGGCCTCAAATGCCCCAAAGCCTCCATGGTGTCCACCCACTGCTCCCCCGCTGT GGAATCGGAAAACAAGCCATTCCGGCCTGCGAAAGAGGTAGGGTTTCAAGTGACTCACTCCATGCCACCGGATAAGATAGAGGTATTCAAATCCATTGAGAATTGGGCCACCGATAACATCCTGGTTCATCTTCATAATGTTGAGAAAAGTTGGCAACCGCAAGATTTTCTTCCAGCGCCCGAATCAGAAGGATTCTATGATCAAGTCAAGGAGTTGAGAGAAAGATCAAAAGAACTACCAGATGAATATTTTGTGGTGTTGGTTGGAAATATGATCACAGAGGAGGCCCTCCCAACATACCAGACAGCACTCAACACACTCGATGCAGTTCGAGACGAGACAGGCGCAAGCCTTACTCCTTGGGCAATTTGGACGAGGGCATGGACAGCTGAGGAGAATAAGCATGGTGACCTTCTTAACAAGTATCTGTACCTCTCTGGACGAGTAGACATGAGGCAAATTGAGAAGACAATTCAGTATTTGATTGGATCAGCAATG GATACCAAATTTGAGAATAACCCTTACAATGGATTCATATACACTTCATTTCAAGAAAGAGCAACGTTCATCTCCCACGGTAATACAGCCAGGCTAGCCAAGGCACATGGGGACACAAAATTAGCACAGATATGCGGCACCATTGCTGCCGATGAGAAACGTCACGAAGCTGCCTACTCCAAGATTGTGGAAAAGCTCTTTCAAATCGACCCGGATGCAACTATGTTGGCTTTAGCCGACATGATGAGGAAAAAAATCACAATGCCAGCTTATCTGATGTATGATGGACAGGATGATAtcctttttcatcattattccGCTGTTGCTCAAAGGCTTGGAGTCTACACTGCTAAGGACTATGCAGATATACTGGAGTTTTTGGTTGGGAGATGGAAAGTTGAGAAGCTCACAGGTCTTTCTGCCGAGGGTTATAGAGCTCAACATTTTGTTTGCGGACTGCCCTCTAAAATTAGAAGGATGGAAGAAAAGGCTCAAACAAGGGCCAAGGCCAAGCAAGCATCAAGCGCTCCTTTCAGCTGGATTTTTCacaaagaaataatagtttaa